From Musa acuminata AAA Group cultivar baxijiao chromosome BXJ3-8, Cavendish_Baxijiao_AAA, whole genome shotgun sequence, one genomic window encodes:
- the LOC135645965 gene encoding uncharacterized protein LOC135645965 isoform X1, which produces MIKNNSVGSLLRVWIISNPHHLRLILFVFFGNDPRREGRERVCVCGEALTPSSCSLLRGSFCRLAALVSCPGISRERERERDEVRAGDGGSGERAGERGNGQQHRRHPQGLRPPRHLHKNRCLPRLLQLHDPYLNTDAGTMSPFEHGEVFVLDDGGEVDLDLGNYERFLDIRLTRDNNITTGKIYQSVIDRERRGDYLGKTVQVVPHITDAIQEWIERVAMIPVDGKEGPADVCVIELGGTIGDIESMPFIEALGQFSCRVGPGNFCLVHVSLVPVLKAVGEPKTKPTQHSVRGLRGLGLIPNLLACRSDKPLDVNVKEKLSQFCHVPVANIITLHDVTNIWHIPLLLREQKAHESLLKLLNLRGCAKEPMLGEWMGRAKLCDTLHDPVRIAMVGKYTGLPDSYLSVLKALLHASVVCRKKLVIDWVPSSDLEETTGKEAPDAYRAAWMLLKGADGILVPGGFGDRGVQGKILAAKYARENNVPYLGICLGMQISVIEFARSVMNLKEANSTEFDPVTTSPVVIFMPEGSKTHMGGTMRLGLRRTYFEVADCKSAKLYGNVRFVDERHRHRYEVNPTMVAEFEKAGLAFVGKDETGRRMEIIELPAHPYFVGVQFHPEFKSRPGKPSAVFLGLIAASCRQLDSWLQARPSSNGFLTPKIYQNGSLKKSPKSLVNGKSIQAATACMSNA; this is translated from the exons atgataaaaaataactcTGTGGGGTCACTTTTGAGAGTGTGGATTATAAGTAATCCCCATCACCTCCGGCTGATCCTGTTCGTCTTCTTCGGCAACGACCCGCGGAGAGAGGGAagagagagggtgtgtgtgtgtggagaggCGCTCACACCATCGTCGTGCTCTCTGCTCCGCGGGAGTTTCTGCCGTTTGGCGGCTCTCGTTTCTTGTCCGGGGATatcgagagagcgagagagagagagagatgaagtacGTGCTGGTGACGGGGGGAGTGGTGAGCGGGCTGGGGAAAGGGGTAACGGCCAGCAGCATCGGCGTCATCCTCAAGGCCTGCGGCCTCCGCGTCACCTCCATAAAAATCGGTGCTTGCCTCGCCTCCTCCAACTTCACG ATCCTTATCTGAACACGGATGCTGGGACGATGTCTCCGTTTGAGCATGGGGAAGTCTTTGTCCTAGATGATGGTGGTGAG GTGGACTTGGATCTAGGAAACTACGAACGGTTCCTTGATATCAGATTAACCCGTGACAACAATATCACAACCGGAAAAATCTACCAG TCTGTGATTGACAGAGAGAGGAGGGGAGACTATCTGGGGAAAACAGTCCAG gtTGTGCCACATATCACAGATGCTATACAAGAGTGGATTGAACGTGTAGCAATGATACCTGTGGATGGTAAAGAAGGACCAGCTGATGTTTGTGTGATAGAATTGGGTGGAACTATAG GGGATATTGAATCGATGCCATTTATAGAAGCTTTGGGTCAATTTTCTTGCCGTGTAG GACCTGGTAATTTCTGTCTGGTTCATGTTAGTCTTGTGCCAGTTCTTAAAGCAGTTGGGGAGCCG aaaactaagccAACCCAACACAGTGTCAGGGGATTACGAGGACTTGGGCTCATTCCAAATCTTCTAGCCTGCCGCAGCGATAAG CCGCTGGATGTAAATGTTAAAGAAAAACTTTCACAGTTTTGCCATGTTCCG GTAGCAAATATCATTACTCTTCATGATGTTACAAACATTTGGCACATTCCTTTGTTGTTGAGG GAACAAAAGGCACATGAATCTCTTCTGAAGCTATTGAACCTTCGAGG ATGTGCTAAAGAACCCATGCTGGGAGAATGGATGGGTCGAGCTAAACTCTGTGATACATTGCATGATCCT GTCAGGATTGCTATGGTAGGAAAATATACTGGTCTTCCTGACTCTTACCTCTCTGTATTGAAG GCCCTTTTGCATGCTTCAGTTGTGTGTCGAAAAAAACTTGTTATTGACTGGGTCCCATCATCTGATCTTGAAGAAACTACTGGAAAAGAG GCACCTGATGCTTACAGAGCAGCATGGATGCTATTGAAG GGTGCAGACGGCATTCTAGTCCCAGGAGGTTTTGGAGACAGAGGGGTACAGGGAAAAATTCTAGCTGCAAAATATGCCCGTGAAAATAATGTTCCGTACCTCGGAATTTGTCTTGGAATGCAGATTTCTGTCATTGAATTTGCTAGATCTGTTATGAATTTGAAGGAGGCAAATAGTACAGAGTTTGATCCAGTTACAACTTCTCCAGTTGTTATTTTTATGCCAGAG GGTTCCAAAACTCACATGGGAGGTACAATGAGACTTGGATTAAGAAGGACTTATTTTGAGGTTGCTGATTGCAAATCTGCAAAGTT GTATGGCAACGTCCGCTTTGTGGATGAACGGCATCGGCATAGATATGAG GTAAATCCTACTATGGTTGCGGAATTTGAAAAGGCTGGTCTTGCTTTTGTTGGTAAGGATGAGACAGGAAGACGTATGGAG ATTATTGAGCTGCCTGCTCATCCATACTTTGTCGGTGTGCAATTTCATCCGGAATTCAAGTCCAGACCTGGAAAGCCTTCTGCTGTTTTCTTAG GACTCATAGCGGCGTCGTGCAGACAACTGGATTCTTGGCTACAGGCTCGTCCTTCAAGCAATGGTTTCTTGACCCCCAAAATCTACCAAAATGGGAGCCTGAAGAAATCCCCCAAGAGCCTAGTCAACGGCAAATCCATTCAAGCGGCAACGGCGTGCATGTCTAACGCGTAA
- the LOC135645965 gene encoding uncharacterized protein LOC135645965 isoform X3 has protein sequence MKYVLVTGGVVSGLGKGVTASSIGVILKACGLRVTSIKIDPYLNTDAGTMSPFEHGEVFVLDDGGEVDLDLGNYERFLDIRLTRDNNITTGKIYQSVIDRERRGDYLGKTVQVVPHITDAIQEWIERVAMIPVDGKEGPADVCVIELGGTIGDIESMPFIEALGQFSCRVGPGNFCLVHVSLVPVLKAVGEPKTKPTQHSVRGLRGLGLIPNLLACRSDKPLDVNVKEKLSQFCHVPVANIITLHDVTNIWHIPLLLREQKAHESLLKLLNLRGCAKEPMLGEWMGRAKLCDTLHDPVRIAMVGKYTGLPDSYLSVLKALLHASVVCRKKLVIDWVPSSDLEETTGKEAPDAYRAAWMLLKGADGILVPGGFGDRGVQGKILAAKYARENNVPYLGICLGMQISVIEFARSVMNLKEANSTEFDPVTTSPVVIFMPEGSKTHMGGTMRLGLRRTYFEVADCKSAKLYGNVRFVDERHRHRYEVNPTMVAEFEKAGLAFVGKDETGRRMEIIELPAHPYFVGVQFHPEFKSRPGKPSAVFLGLIAASCRQLDSWLQARPSSNGFLTPKIYQNGSLKKSPKSLVNGKSIQAATACMSNA, from the exons atgaagtacGTGCTGGTGACGGGGGGAGTGGTGAGCGGGCTGGGGAAAGGGGTAACGGCCAGCAGCATCGGCGTCATCCTCAAGGCCTGCGGCCTCCGCGTCACCTCCATAAAAATCG ATCCTTATCTGAACACGGATGCTGGGACGATGTCTCCGTTTGAGCATGGGGAAGTCTTTGTCCTAGATGATGGTGGTGAG GTGGACTTGGATCTAGGAAACTACGAACGGTTCCTTGATATCAGATTAACCCGTGACAACAATATCACAACCGGAAAAATCTACCAG TCTGTGATTGACAGAGAGAGGAGGGGAGACTATCTGGGGAAAACAGTCCAG gtTGTGCCACATATCACAGATGCTATACAAGAGTGGATTGAACGTGTAGCAATGATACCTGTGGATGGTAAAGAAGGACCAGCTGATGTTTGTGTGATAGAATTGGGTGGAACTATAG GGGATATTGAATCGATGCCATTTATAGAAGCTTTGGGTCAATTTTCTTGCCGTGTAG GACCTGGTAATTTCTGTCTGGTTCATGTTAGTCTTGTGCCAGTTCTTAAAGCAGTTGGGGAGCCG aaaactaagccAACCCAACACAGTGTCAGGGGATTACGAGGACTTGGGCTCATTCCAAATCTTCTAGCCTGCCGCAGCGATAAG CCGCTGGATGTAAATGTTAAAGAAAAACTTTCACAGTTTTGCCATGTTCCG GTAGCAAATATCATTACTCTTCATGATGTTACAAACATTTGGCACATTCCTTTGTTGTTGAGG GAACAAAAGGCACATGAATCTCTTCTGAAGCTATTGAACCTTCGAGG ATGTGCTAAAGAACCCATGCTGGGAGAATGGATGGGTCGAGCTAAACTCTGTGATACATTGCATGATCCT GTCAGGATTGCTATGGTAGGAAAATATACTGGTCTTCCTGACTCTTACCTCTCTGTATTGAAG GCCCTTTTGCATGCTTCAGTTGTGTGTCGAAAAAAACTTGTTATTGACTGGGTCCCATCATCTGATCTTGAAGAAACTACTGGAAAAGAG GCACCTGATGCTTACAGAGCAGCATGGATGCTATTGAAG GGTGCAGACGGCATTCTAGTCCCAGGAGGTTTTGGAGACAGAGGGGTACAGGGAAAAATTCTAGCTGCAAAATATGCCCGTGAAAATAATGTTCCGTACCTCGGAATTTGTCTTGGAATGCAGATTTCTGTCATTGAATTTGCTAGATCTGTTATGAATTTGAAGGAGGCAAATAGTACAGAGTTTGATCCAGTTACAACTTCTCCAGTTGTTATTTTTATGCCAGAG GGTTCCAAAACTCACATGGGAGGTACAATGAGACTTGGATTAAGAAGGACTTATTTTGAGGTTGCTGATTGCAAATCTGCAAAGTT GTATGGCAACGTCCGCTTTGTGGATGAACGGCATCGGCATAGATATGAG GTAAATCCTACTATGGTTGCGGAATTTGAAAAGGCTGGTCTTGCTTTTGTTGGTAAGGATGAGACAGGAAGACGTATGGAG ATTATTGAGCTGCCTGCTCATCCATACTTTGTCGGTGTGCAATTTCATCCGGAATTCAAGTCCAGACCTGGAAAGCCTTCTGCTGTTTTCTTAG GACTCATAGCGGCGTCGTGCAGACAACTGGATTCTTGGCTACAGGCTCGTCCTTCAAGCAATGGTTTCTTGACCCCCAAAATCTACCAAAATGGGAGCCTGAAGAAATCCCCCAAGAGCCTAGTCAACGGCAAATCCATTCAAGCGGCAACGGCGTGCATGTCTAACGCGTAA
- the LOC135645965 gene encoding uncharacterized protein LOC135645965 isoform X2 — translation MKYVLVTGGVVSGLGKGVTASSIGVILKACGLRVTSIKIDPYLNTDAGTMSPFEHGEVFVLDDGGEVDLDLGNYERFLDIRLTRDNNITTGKIYQSVIDRERRGDYLGKTVQVCVSWIHQPIPCHNLEIFLLNLKCCFSLPLFFLFKVVPHITDAIQEWIERVAMIPVDGKEGPADVCVIELGGTIGDIESMPFIEALGQFSCRVGPGNFCLVHVSLVPVLKAVGEPKTKPTQHSVRGLRGLGLIPNLLACRSDKPLDVNVKEKLSQFCHVPVANIITLHDVTNIWHIPLLLREQKAHESLLKLLNLRGCAKEPMLGEWMGRAKLCDTLHDPVRIAMVGKYTGLPDSYLSVLKALLHASVVCRKKLVIDWVPSSDLEETTGKEAPDAYRAAWMLLKGADGILVPGGFGDRGVQGKILAAKYARENNVPYLGICLGMQISVIEFARSVMNLKEANSTEFDPVTTSPVVIFMPEGSKTHMGGTMRLGLRRTYFEVADCKSAKLYGNVRFVDERHRHRYEVNPTMVAEFEKAGLAFVGKDETGRRMEIIELPAHPYFVGVQFHPEFKSRPGKPSAVFLGLIAASCRQLDSWLQARPSSNGFLTPKIYQNGSLKKSPKSLVNGKSIQAATACMSNA, via the exons atgaagtacGTGCTGGTGACGGGGGGAGTGGTGAGCGGGCTGGGGAAAGGGGTAACGGCCAGCAGCATCGGCGTCATCCTCAAGGCCTGCGGCCTCCGCGTCACCTCCATAAAAATCG ATCCTTATCTGAACACGGATGCTGGGACGATGTCTCCGTTTGAGCATGGGGAAGTCTTTGTCCTAGATGATGGTGGTGAG GTGGACTTGGATCTAGGAAACTACGAACGGTTCCTTGATATCAGATTAACCCGTGACAACAATATCACAACCGGAAAAATCTACCAG TCTGTGATTGACAGAGAGAGGAGGGGAGACTATCTGGGGAAAACAGTCCAGGTATGTGTTTCCTGGATCCATCAACCAATTCCATGCCATAATCTGGAGATTTTCTTACTAAACCTGAAATGTTGTTTttctctcccccttttttttttgtttaaggtTGTGCCACATATCACAGATGCTATACAAGAGTGGATTGAACGTGTAGCAATGATACCTGTGGATGGTAAAGAAGGACCAGCTGATGTTTGTGTGATAGAATTGGGTGGAACTATAG GGGATATTGAATCGATGCCATTTATAGAAGCTTTGGGTCAATTTTCTTGCCGTGTAG GACCTGGTAATTTCTGTCTGGTTCATGTTAGTCTTGTGCCAGTTCTTAAAGCAGTTGGGGAGCCG aaaactaagccAACCCAACACAGTGTCAGGGGATTACGAGGACTTGGGCTCATTCCAAATCTTCTAGCCTGCCGCAGCGATAAG CCGCTGGATGTAAATGTTAAAGAAAAACTTTCACAGTTTTGCCATGTTCCG GTAGCAAATATCATTACTCTTCATGATGTTACAAACATTTGGCACATTCCTTTGTTGTTGAGG GAACAAAAGGCACATGAATCTCTTCTGAAGCTATTGAACCTTCGAGG ATGTGCTAAAGAACCCATGCTGGGAGAATGGATGGGTCGAGCTAAACTCTGTGATACATTGCATGATCCT GTCAGGATTGCTATGGTAGGAAAATATACTGGTCTTCCTGACTCTTACCTCTCTGTATTGAAG GCCCTTTTGCATGCTTCAGTTGTGTGTCGAAAAAAACTTGTTATTGACTGGGTCCCATCATCTGATCTTGAAGAAACTACTGGAAAAGAG GCACCTGATGCTTACAGAGCAGCATGGATGCTATTGAAG GGTGCAGACGGCATTCTAGTCCCAGGAGGTTTTGGAGACAGAGGGGTACAGGGAAAAATTCTAGCTGCAAAATATGCCCGTGAAAATAATGTTCCGTACCTCGGAATTTGTCTTGGAATGCAGATTTCTGTCATTGAATTTGCTAGATCTGTTATGAATTTGAAGGAGGCAAATAGTACAGAGTTTGATCCAGTTACAACTTCTCCAGTTGTTATTTTTATGCCAGAG GGTTCCAAAACTCACATGGGAGGTACAATGAGACTTGGATTAAGAAGGACTTATTTTGAGGTTGCTGATTGCAAATCTGCAAAGTT GTATGGCAACGTCCGCTTTGTGGATGAACGGCATCGGCATAGATATGAG GTAAATCCTACTATGGTTGCGGAATTTGAAAAGGCTGGTCTTGCTTTTGTTGGTAAGGATGAGACAGGAAGACGTATGGAG ATTATTGAGCTGCCTGCTCATCCATACTTTGTCGGTGTGCAATTTCATCCGGAATTCAAGTCCAGACCTGGAAAGCCTTCTGCTGTTTTCTTAG GACTCATAGCGGCGTCGTGCAGACAACTGGATTCTTGGCTACAGGCTCGTCCTTCAAGCAATGGTTTCTTGACCCCCAAAATCTACCAAAATGGGAGCCTGAAGAAATCCCCCAAGAGCCTAGTCAACGGCAAATCCATTCAAGCGGCAACGGCGTGCATGTCTAACGCGTAA